A section of the Gasterosteus aculeatus chromosome 10, fGasAcu3.hap1.1, whole genome shotgun sequence genome encodes:
- the LOC120811300 gene encoding uncharacterized protein LOC120811300 isoform X1, giving the protein MLMCFHSILLALMLNLSFLTFQIFKKTKKTSYAVDVSLLYTTWLNDGQHSSQSDRVFAEFNQIGSKNLEGDFFEALDQYTPRLIDIFKTKKGTVGRKLIELMQHMSWMTPDVTVLRSVVPKGILIILGDDAREFFKT; this is encoded by the exons atgttaatgtgttttcattctATTTTGCTGGCCTTGATGTTAAACTTATCTTTTCTTACCTTTCAGATTtttaagaagacaaaaaaaacttccTATGCAGTGGACGT GAGCCTGCTGTACACAACATGGTTGAACGATGGCCAGCACTCTTCACAGAGCGACAG GGTGTTTGCCGAGTTTAATCAAATCGGCAGTAAGAATCTTGAGGGAGACTTCTTTGAGGCTCTGGACCAGTACACCCCGCGGCTCATagacattttcaaaacaaaaaaaggaactgtTGGCCGGAAACTCATTGAGCTGATGCAGCACATGAGCTGGATG ACACCAGACGTGACAGTACTTCGCTCTGTTGTCCCCAAAGGCATTTTGATAATACTTGGTGACGACGCCAGGGAATTCTTCAAGACATGA
- the LOC120811300 gene encoding uncharacterized protein LOC120811300 isoform X2 — translation MNRRTFTWQNTRIFKKTKKTSYAVDVSLLYTTWLNDGQHSSQSDRVFAEFNQIGSKNLEGDFFEALDQYTPRLIDIFKTKKGTVGRKLIELMQHMSWMTPDVTVLRSVVPKGILIILGDDAREFFKT, via the exons ATGAACAGGAGGACATTCACATGGCAGAACACCAGA ATTtttaagaagacaaaaaaaacttccTATGCAGTGGACGT GAGCCTGCTGTACACAACATGGTTGAACGATGGCCAGCACTCTTCACAGAGCGACAG GGTGTTTGCCGAGTTTAATCAAATCGGCAGTAAGAATCTTGAGGGAGACTTCTTTGAGGCTCTGGACCAGTACACCCCGCGGCTCATagacattttcaaaacaaaaaaaggaactgtTGGCCGGAAACTCATTGAGCTGATGCAGCACATGAGCTGGATG ACACCAGACGTGACAGTACTTCGCTCTGTTGTCCCCAAAGGCATTTTGATAATACTTGGTGACGACGCCAGGGAATTCTTCAAGACATGA
- the LOC144383568 gene encoding uncharacterized protein LOC144383568 yields MSSVENLREFVNERLSAAAEEIFGVFKRTVVEYQEEIDRQRRLLDVLWKPEVRLHRIELPQSRVCKEEELLSDQQLCLQERKPSLDQEDPDPPEIKEDQDELCTSPEGEQLEPKQEAFTLTPTCEERGHGEDQLLDSCTDEAESVVQETSLEYISVESTAVVELNNDHQLLSHNPHESDGRDQKGVKLSLTSNKEPAPPSEKPFLCRDCGKYFQHRNSLLGHMRRSHRVDQPYVCNTCGKRFPHESVLKAHKRVHSDEKPFSCEPCGKEFRYNSDLKAHMKVHNGERLYSCTTCGKTFSRPSSLKYHLRIHSGEKPYSCITCGKTFTQSSHLKAHIRVHSGEKPFSCITCGKKFTQKSQLKCHTSTHTRERPHSCNTCGKRFSYESVLKAHKIVHSEEKPFSCKTCEKYFKCSYSLKAHMKVHNGERPYSCTTCGKTFTRSSNLKSHIRTHSGEKPYSCTECGKTFTQKSNLKSHIRIHSGEIHSEKE; encoded by the exons atgtcttcagttgagaatttgagagagtttgtcaacgagcgactatctgctgctgctgaagaaatattcggagtttttaaaagaaccgtcgtcgagtaccaggaagagatcgaccggcagcgcagactgttggatgttttatgGAAACCCGAAGTGAGATTACACAGGATAG agctcccacagtcacgtgtctgtaaggaggaggagcttctctctgaccagcagctctgtctccaggagaggaagcccagtctggaccaagaggacccagatcctccagagattaaAGAGGACCAGGACGAACTCTGCACCagtccagagggagagcagcttgaaccgaagcaggaggcctttacgttgactcctacttgtgaggaaagaggccacggtgaagatcaacttctggactcgtgtactgatgaagctgagagtgtggtacaggaaacatctctagaatacatttcagttgaaagcaccgctgtagttgaactaaacaatgaccaccagcttctctctcacaatcctcatgaatctgatggccgagatcagaaaggagtaaaacttagtttaacatcaaacaaGGAACCAGCTCCTCCGAGTGAGAAGCCATTTTTGTGCAGAGATTGTGGGAAATACTTTCAACATAGAAATAGCTTGTTGGGCCACATGAGAAGATCCCACAGAGTTGATCaaccatatgtatgcaacacctgtgggaaaagattcCCTCATGAATCCGTACTCAAGGCCCATAAAAGAGTCCATAGTGATGAGAAACCCTTTTCTTGTGAACCATGTGGAAAAGAATTCAGATATAATAGTGATTTAAAAGCCCACATGAAAGTTCACAATGGGGAAAGGCTGTattcctgcaccacctgtgggaaaacgtTCTCTCGGCCATCATCTTTGAAGTATCATTTAAGaattcatagtggggagaagccatattcctgcatcacttgtgggaaaacattcactcagtCATCACATTTAAAGGCTCATATAAGAGttcatagtggggagaagccattttcctgcatcacctgtggGAAAAAATTCACTCAGAAATCACAATTGAAGTGTCATACATCAACCCACACAAGGGAAAGGCCGCATTCttgcaacacctgtgggaaaagattctcttATGAATCAGTACTCAAGGCCCATAAAATAGtccacagtgaagagaaacccttttcttgcaaaacatgtgaaaaatatttcaaatgtagttATAGCTTAAAAGCCCACATGAAAGTTCACAATGGGGAAAGGCCGTattcctgcaccacctgtgggaaaacattcactcggTCATCAAATTTGAAGTCTCATATAAGAACccatagtggggagaagccatattcctgcacCGAATGTGGGAAGACATTTACTCAGAAATCAAATTTGAAGTCTCATATAAGAATTCATAGTGGGGAGATTCATAGTGAGAAAGAGTAG